From the Oleiphilus messinensis genome, one window contains:
- a CDS encoding MATE family efflux transporter, producing MFRLVEVGKLAAPLAMAQFAQSIMVFSDTVILGLIGIDALAGGSLGALIYQFFLLIFSGIFFAAANETAVLHGKRNFPAITRLLKAGSVLCIGFTVLVWLLIEFIPMLLPHIGQTENNITTASEYLDAANWISLPAFAFMLLRCIASGLGITQPIMKIMLVCALMNVPISYVLGCGLYGFEGYGISGVAWATALMTYTMLFWLGFELLQHPTTRSILANWKRSHSTRQDYAIFWSLGVPIALAIIMEMGLFTSASLLAGTLGTLALAANQICLNIATVSFNIYIGIAQATAIKVGFNYGLSQSPEQGDPKAIESARRYGRAGLKLGLITASVSATLMFFFPELWVKLFTLNSTESRLDELMVLAASLLGVAALFQLADCSQVIAMHALRAFKLGTSPTLISIFGYWVIGFPAAWLLKDEFGLIGIWSGMGAGLLFTAITLTLLLERTATQKARSIMECTT from the coding sequence ATGTTCCGATTAGTGGAAGTAGGCAAGCTTGCGGCCCCCCTTGCGATGGCGCAATTTGCTCAATCAATCATGGTGTTCTCTGACACAGTCATTCTGGGCCTGATCGGGATTGATGCGCTGGCGGGTGGCAGTCTGGGGGCATTGATTTATCAATTCTTCCTGCTGATATTCAGTGGTATTTTTTTTGCTGCCGCAAATGAAACAGCCGTTTTACATGGCAAAAGGAACTTTCCGGCAATAACCCGCTTACTTAAAGCCGGCTCCGTGTTGTGTATCGGGTTTACTGTACTTGTGTGGCTGCTGATCGAATTCATTCCCATGCTGTTACCCCACATCGGTCAAACAGAAAACAATATTACAACGGCTTCCGAGTATCTCGATGCCGCGAACTGGATCAGCTTACCTGCATTTGCTTTCATGTTGCTACGCTGCATAGCGTCCGGCCTGGGTATTACCCAGCCCATTATGAAGATCATGCTGGTGTGTGCGCTAATGAATGTACCCATAAGTTATGTTCTGGGCTGCGGTTTGTATGGGTTTGAAGGTTACGGTATATCCGGTGTAGCCTGGGCCACGGCACTCATGACCTACACCATGCTTTTCTGGCTGGGTTTTGAACTCCTGCAACACCCAACCACTCGCAGTATCCTCGCCAACTGGAAGCGATCACATTCAACACGACAGGACTACGCGATATTCTGGTCTCTCGGGGTTCCAATCGCACTGGCCATTATAATGGAGATGGGCTTGTTCACATCCGCATCGCTCTTGGCGGGAACGCTGGGCACACTCGCTCTGGCAGCAAATCAGATTTGTTTGAATATCGCCACAGTGTCGTTCAATATTTACATCGGTATCGCGCAAGCGACAGCGATTAAAGTCGGGTTTAATTACGGGTTAAGCCAAAGTCCGGAGCAAGGTGACCCGAAAGCCATTGAAAGTGCGCGCCGATACGGTCGTGCGGGCCTCAAGCTGGGGCTGATCACAGCATCGGTTTCAGCAACGTTGATGTTCTTTTTCCCTGAACTCTGGGTCAAACTCTTTACCCTGAACTCGACAGAATCACGATTGGATGAGTTAATGGTGCTGGCGGCTTCACTACTTGGTGTGGCAGCGCTTTTCCAACTGGCGGATTGCAGTCAGGTTATCGCGATGCATGCATTGAGAGCGTTCAAGCTGGGCACCTCACCCACGTTGATTTCCATTTTCGGCTACTGGGTAATCGGCTTTCCTGCAGCCTGGTTATTGAAGGATGAGTTTGGCTTGATTGGAATCTGGTCCGGTATGGGCGCGGGCTTGCTATTTACCGCAATCACGCTCACTCTTCTCCTGGAGCGAACCGCCACACAAAAAGCTCGCTCCATTATGGAATGCACAACTTGA
- a CDS encoding dodecin produces the protein MSEHVYKKVELTGSSTKGTDEAIRNAIAKASKSLHHMDWFEVVETRGHIENGEIAHWQVTIKVGFRLDDWPS, from the coding sequence ATGAGTGAGCATGTCTATAAAAAAGTCGAGCTGACGGGCAGTTCCACAAAGGGAACGGATGAAGCGATCCGCAATGCCATCGCGAAAGCATCCAAATCCTTGCATCACATGGATTGGTTTGAAGTGGTGGAAACCCGAGGCCATATTGAAAATGGAGAAATTGCCCATTGGCAGGTCACCATCAAAGTGGGCTTCAGGCTGGACGACTGGCCTTCATGA